The following nucleotide sequence is from Myxococcales bacterium.
ACGCGCACCTTCTTGGGGTCGACCTTTGTCGAGGCGCAGCATGGGCTCACGCTTGGCGCTCATCCGCTGGGGCCGTCCACTGCCGCCCTCCGTGTACGTGCACGCGGACGGCGACCCGCGCGCGCCGCTCGAGTTCCGGGAGCTCGACGCGCCCACGCACGCGGACGTGGCGCAGGTCGCAGCGCACTGCGGCCCGCATCGAGAGCATCCTCAAAGCGCACGGGCGGAGCTCGACCCCGAGCTCGGTGAGCGGGAGCTGCCGGAGCTCTGCTTTGACGAGCCGGGGCTGGCTGCGTGTTACGCGGCGGCAGCTCAGGGCATTGGCGTGAGCGGTGAGCGTGCAGGCAAGCCGCTCTTGCGGTTGGTCGTGCCGGCGGAGTTGCCCGAGCGCTCGCGTGCCGCGGACGCGACGGATGCGCCCATCGCGGAGGTGCGCGGCATCAACTTGCATGCGGCGCAGGTCATCGACGGCCGAGATCGGCGACGAGTGGAGCGGCTCGCTAAATACATCACGCGCCCTCCGATCGCGCAGGACCGCCTCGAGCGCCGGCAGGACGGCAGGCTCGAGCTCATCTTCAAGAAGGGTGGGGGACGGCACCCGCGCGCTGGTGCTCGAGCCCCACGACCTGATTGCGCGGTTGGTGGCGGCCGTGCCGCCTCCACGCTTTCACATGCTCCGGCATTTCGGGGTGCTCTCGAGCCACTTCATCGCGCCGGGCCCTCGTCGTGCCCAAGCCGCCCGTGGATGCGGCCTGTCACAAGCCACCTCCGGCTCGAGGCGATCAGCCTCGAGCTGCTCGGCGAGAAGGACGATGCGCCGGTCGGGCGGAAGCGATAAACATAATTGCTGGCGCACGTGTTCACGGCCGATGTCGAGACGTGCCCGCGTTGCTCCGGCCCGATGAGGTGGGCGGAGGTCGCCACGAGGCGCGGCCATCACGCGGCTGATTGCGGAGCACGAGGACGGCCTCGGATCGAGAGCGCCGCCCACGGCGGGAGTCCCCGTCCGCGTGCCCGAGCAATTGGGGATGGGGTTCGGGGAGGGGTGAGGCGACCGGCGACTTCGCTGGGGCGGAGGTGTGTGTCGCGCGCGCTTGGCGAGGGTGATCGAGCCGGCAGAGGACCCGGCGAGCCCAATCGGCGCCCGGCGAGCCCAATCGGCGCCGGGGTCGGGGTGCGGGAGGTGATCTCGACCCGAAGCCGTCGAGCGCGTACTCGGCTTGGTGGGTTTTGGCAGTTCAAATGCCCTATGCGCACACCTGGACGCCGGCTCGGCTGAAGCAAGAGCTGCAGAAGGGCGGCGTGCGCCTCACCAGCGACACCGGGGGCGAGATCGTCGCGCATCTGATCAATCGTGCGCTCGACGCCGGCGCGGCGAGCCTGTTTCTGGCGATGCGTCAGGCGCTCGGGCAAGGCGCGGCGCATATGGGTCGGTCTGCTCGTCCCCTGAAGAGACGTGCGCGCGCTTTCACCTGGCCTAGCTTGCCGCCCAGAACCGCATCGACGCGCACCTCGGCGCGTCTCGCTTGGCGTCTCCGCCAATGGAGATGACCAGGCCGGGCTTCTGGCGCAGCGTGCCCGCGATTCGTACCTTGCTCCCCGACGGTTGGGCAGGCAGCTCGAACAGGAGCATGCCCTTGTTGGCTTCCGTGCTGTGCGAGGTCTTCTTGCTGACGGAGTAGCGGACGTGAAGGGTGTCGTTCTCGAGCTTCTGCTCGCTTCCGCTGGCGTTGACCAGGACGGTCACGGTGAAGGGCGGGCCGCCGAGGTGGCAGTCGTAGTCGAGCCACAGGCGCGTTGGCTTTCCGTCCGCCGTGAGCTCCAGCGCGAACGGCTTGTCGACCTCGACCGCTACCGAAGCGAGCTCGGGCCCGGGAGCATCGTCGCAAGCGCCGACCAGCGCCGTGAGCGCGCCAAAGCCCACGAGACTCCAAGCGGACCTCAATGCATCGAGCATGCCCGAACGATACCGGAAATAGGTCCGTCCACAGAATCCCGAGTTCGGCTCGCAACGGAAGGCAAAGATCGCAACGGTCGCGCTATCCCGACCGCTGGCTCCTGCTCGCGTATTGCCGCCTCATGATGCGCCGGATAGCGTCCGCCCATGCTCGAGGCGCTCGCCCTTTCTTGTCTCGGCCTCTGGCTCGCCGCCGGCTCTTCCTCATCAGTGCGTGCCTTCGCCTCGCCGCGCCGCCGCGCCGCGCCGAAGCGCCCCCCACCCGCGCGAGGATCAGCAGATGAGCATTTTCGGACCGAATGAGGACGTTCGCACGCTGTTCACCAGCGTGCAGGCCGTGATCGGTCCCGGTCCGATTGTGGACGAGAACATCGGCGGAGATCCCTGCTACCACTTGCATGGCCAGTACAACGGGCATCGGATCCACGCTTTCGTCAGCACCGATGGGGGGCTCTTGTTCTCCGTTCGCTTCGGGGTGCCGCTCGGGGATCGCCCGATCACACTGCGGGTCAATCATCGGAAGAACACGCGCATCCATGGCGTGCCCGAGGTCCGAACCGGCGATGCGCAGTTCGATGGGCTCTTCTTGCTGAACGGGTTCCCGCCCTCCGTGGTCGAAGCTGCGCTCGACGGTCCCACTCGAGCCTGGTTGGTCGAGCAGTTTGCGGCCCGAGAGCCCCCGCTGACAGCCGAAGCCGGGGAGGTCACGCTGAACGTGGTCCTGGTGAAGAGCCTCTCGAACGCGGCGAGGCATATGCCGCCAGCGGAGGTCGGGAGCTGGCTCGAGCAGCTGCTCCCGATCGCCGACCGGCTCGCCTCGGCGTTCGACGGGCAGCGGGACCAGATCGGGCGCAGCCAGGGACCTCGGGCCGCCGAGGACTGGGTCCGGGGATACACCGCTGCCACGCAGGCGCGTGCTGACCAGCGCAGCCAGGTGCGGCTCGGGCTCTACGCTGCGGTGATCGCCCCGGTCATGCTCGCGCTGTTCGTCGGGGCCTTGGCGCTAGGGCTCGTGCTCGCGTATCGCAAGCCAAAGGTGCCTCCGGTGGCACAGCTCGATCTACTGCGCACCGGCGCAGAGGCATCGTTCCAGGCGCGTGCCGGCCAGCGGGTCACGTTCCGTACGTCCATGCAGCTGGACCCGCAACTCATGATCGAGAGAAACTGGAATGAGACCCGAAACCTATTGATGGCCTCCCGCATCGAGGTCGTGCTGATCGCTCCCGACGGCTCCAAGAAAGCCGTCCCTTGCCCGCTCGACGGGCGCGGCGTCGAGACGAGCGAGACATGGAACCAGGACAACGATTGTTCCTTCGACGTCGCGCAGTCCGGAACGCATGGGATTCAGGCGACGGTTCGCTGGTTCAAAGTGGCGCCTCGGGCCGCGGTGCTCGGAGTGGTCGTGCAGGAAGCGGGGGGATGATTCGCTCGGGGTCGACGGGCATCGGCGCGGCGCGCTTGGTGCGCCATTCTGCTTCTCACAGGGTCCTGCGCTCCGCTCGCAGCTGAGCCCACTGCACACGCCCTCGTTTCCGCGTGCGCATGCGCGGCCGCTCGAGGCGCCTCGCGCACCGCCGACGAGCTCCCGCGCCGGGCCGCCTGCAGCGTTCCGCCCGCGTCCCTGCTCGGCCTGACGTAGAATGGGCGGGTGCTCCGCATCGGCAGCGTCATCGACGAGCGATACTCACGCCTTGATCGCCGCCAGACCCTGGTTTCGCGCCGCGCCAGCCGTGCTTCGTCACGCCGTTCGCGACTGGATCCTTGAAAATCCTCCCTTGTAGGACGTATCTTCAAGGACGTGCCCAGCCTTGTCCCGCGCCCGACTCTGCTCTCCGCAGTCCGACGCTCGTTGCGCCAGTCACCCGTCACGCTCCTGCTCGGCCCCCGCCAGTGCGGCAAGACGACCTTGGCTCGGGAGATCGCGGCGTCGACCAAGAGCACCTATTTCGACCTGGAAGACCCGGAGACTCCCCTGCGCGCCGATGTCGCCAAGCAGGTCCTCGGGCCGCTGCGAGGCCTGGTCATCATCGACGAAGCTCAGCGGCAACCCGGACTGTTCGAGCTCTTACGCGTGCTCGCTGACCGGCGTCCTTTGCGTTCCAGGTTCCTGGTGCTGGGAAGTGCGTCGCCGACGCTCGTGCGTGGTGCGTCGGAGAGCCTGGCAGGGCGAGTCGTGACCCACGAGATGGCGGGCCTCGACGTGACGGAGGTCGACGCGCGAGGGCACGGAGCGCTCTGGCTTCGGGGAGGGTTTCCGCGCTCGTTGCTCGCGCGCTCGGAGACAGCGAGCTTCGCTTGGCGCGCCGCCTTCGCGAGCACGTTCGTGGAGCGTGACGTTCCGCTCCTGGGCCTGCGTGTGCCACCTCACGCGCTGCGCAGATTCTGGACGATGCTGGCCCACTACCACGGGCAGACCCTCAACGCTGCGGAGCTGGCGCGCGCGATGGGCGCTGGCGAGAAGGCCGTACGCAACTACCTCGATATCTTGACCGGCGGCTTCATGGTTCGCCAACTCCAACCGTGGTTCGAAAACGTCGGCAAGCGTCTGGTCAAAGCGCCGAAGATCTACGTGCGCGACTCCGGCCTTCTCCATTACTTGCTCGGGATTCGCAGCCGCCTCGATCTGTTCGCCCACCCCAGACTGGGGGCTTCGTTCGAGGGATTCGCACTCGAACAGATCATCAACCGGCTGGCCGCAGAGCGCGACGCCCACTTCTATCGGACGCATGCGGGCGCGGAGCTCGACTTGTTCTTGATTCGAGGTCGGCGACGCCTGGGCTTCGAGCTGAAACACGCTGATGCCCCGACAGTAACGAAGTCGATGCGCGTAGCGTTGGAGGACCTGCGCTTGGACCACCTCTGGGTCGTCCATCCTGGCCAGCGAAGCTACGACCTCGACGACCGGATTTCGGCGCTGGCACTATGCGACCTGGATGCCCTCGCGAGACGCAGCGACCTGGCGGCTCATTAGTGTCAGCGGCGGGCCAGCTCGGTCCCCCGAGCCTCCACCGAAGCCCGCACGACCTCGAGCCCCCCGGCAAGTTCTCACACCGTTCCGGCGTACGGCACGACGAACATCGTTGCCGCTTGGCTCACGGTCGCTCCGGGCGCCACCCACCAGTGTGCTCGTGGCACGGCCTGTCGTGGAACTACAACTGAGGTCACGATGCTTATCGCCAAGTACCCCGTAGCTGCGTTGTTTTTCGTCGTCGCCGCCGGCTGCGCGCGCACGGAGAAGCCGCGTCCGGAGCTCTCAACGGCCGCGCCGCCGCTCGCCGACGCCGCGACCGGTCCGGAGCTGGACGCTAACCTGGAAGACGAGAACCAAAAGGGGGCCCAGCAACTCGACGCTCAGTTCGAGGCGGACACGCAGTTCAGCGCGGCCGAAGTCGAATCGTTTCGCAAGCCCATCGCAGACGCCCTCGCCGGGTTGAAGGAGGCGCCGGCTGTTTCGTCACTCGAGTGCCGCGCGAAACTATGTCGAGCATCGATCGAGGTCGCTGACGAGAAGGCCCTTGCGCAGGTCTATGGAGCCTTGACCGGCCGCCCAGGACCTGGAGCTGTCCGGACCGGGCGGCTCCTGACGCATGGATTGACCATCGCGCGGCGCGGCCCGACCCCGGACGGGAAGTACTCGGCCCAGCTCTACTTCAGCCGCTGAGGGTGCCACGCTTCAGCGCGCGGCGTTTAGCCCAACCGACGCGAAAACCATCTCGCTCGTGACCGCTTGAAGCTCCGCCGTCAACAGCACCTCGCCGCCCGCGCCGCCGGGATGCGGGCGGCGCCCACCGAGTCCGAGGCCGCTCTGCGCTTCGCGCGCGTCGGCTTGGCGTCGAGGTGCGGCGCCATCATCGCGGACTTCGTGGCACCCTCTCGGTGGCTCATCATCGAAGTGGACGGTGGCGCTCACCCGGAACGCGGTGCGGCGGATGCCCGGCGCGACCGCAAGCTCGCGAAGCGCGGCTATCTTGGAAGCGGGCCTTGTCGAGCGTGCGCTGGCGGAAGCGGTCGCGCGGGTGCGGGCACACCGGCTCCGGCGTCGGGCGCCTACGCTTCGCCGTCGCGCCGCGGGAGTGGTTCCAGAGTCTGCGGCCCCATCAACTCGCCCAGCTTCGCACGATCGCTTTGCTCGGGCTAGGCGCAGGGGCTTCAAGCTCGAGTACGACGGTCGCCTGGTGGACAAGAAGAGCTGGTCGCTCATCGGCGTGGGGGAGCTCGATGGAACCATCGAGCACGACGGCAAGACCACTCCGGTGCACGTGACGCTGACCGGGAGGCTGCCGCTCTCGAACGCCCAGGAATGCGAGATCACGGCCGACGGGAACGACATCCCCGTCCGAACCGTGGCGTGAGAGCTCGGCCGCCCAAGTGACGCCCGGGTGCGCGCGCGCCGTCGCGCCATCGATGTCGTCGCTTGCGCGCTGCTCGCGCAAACCGTCGCGTGCGGCGCCGAGCAGGCTCCGACCGGTGCGCTGCCGCCATCGACTCCGGCGCCCGAGGTGGGCTGCGGGCTTCAGCGCTGATACGACTGCTGCTGCTGCTGCTGCTGTTGTCGTTGCCGTGCGGCCGCCTCGCGCGCACGCCTCGCCATGACCACGCCTGCTGCCGCCGCGCCGGCGCCGAGGGTGGCCCCCGCTTGATCGGTGGGCGGCGGCGCTGCCGACCCCTTCACCCGGCAAACGCAGCCATCGCTGTACTCGCCCATGAACACCATCCCGGCCAGCTCGAGCCCCTGCGCGTTGCACTTCGCGACGCAGCCGGTGCGACCCCCGGCCACCTTCGGTTCACCCTTGAACTCCGTGGGCGGGGTGCAGTCGATGATCAGAAGCGCCAAGGCCAAGAGCAGCAGGCGGGACATGAGCCGAGCCCCTATCACGGCGACGCCGCGCTTCAAAGCAGGTCGACCAAGCGCGTCACGAGTCGAACGTCGTGCACGCGTGCCGTCGCCACGATGATTCGATCCGGCGCTCGATCCGTCGTTGCCCGACCTGGAGGTTCGGCTCGAACTGCAGGAACGTCAGGTGCCAGGCGCGGACTTGCACGGTCACCTTTCCGATCTTCTGCCCGGTCTTCGCCAGGTGGTATTCGACCTCCGCCAAGCCCGGCGGGAGGTTGGCGAAACCGCCGATGGCCGTCGCAGAGTCGGTCTGGGTCTCACAGAGTCTCGCATTTCACGCTGAGTGGAACGCGAAGGTCGCACAACGGCCGATCTGTAAACTTCCCCGAGCCCAATCAGCCCGTCCAGTTCCGCACGATCGCTTTGCTCGGGCTTGCCGCTTGCCGCTAGCCGCTCTTGCTCGAGACGCGACCTAGCGCATCACGGCGCCGCTCCCTCTTCCGGCACCACCTTCGGCGCAGCCTTCTTCTTCTTCCCGATGTCGGGCGACACGTCCCACGCCCCGGCCGCGGGTCTCAGCGGCGCACGGCGCGGAGGATCTCGTCCAAACGAGAGACGTGGTCGTCTGATTCGAGCGCCGCGCTCAGCTGCGCCAGCGTTGCACGGATGCGCGCGAGGTCGAGATCCACGTTCGATTCGAGGATGCCCTCGATGTCGCCCACATCTCGGGGTCGGAGCGCGAGCGCCTTCATCACGATGACGTCCTCGGGCGTGGCCAGCGGAAAGCGGACCTTGCCCACCTCGGTCGCCCGAGCGCGGTGCACCAGCTCCGACTCGAAGGGCAGCATCCCGAAGCTCAGATCGACCTCGATCTTCGATGGGCGGTGAACCAGGAGCAGCACCCGGGTGTTCTTGGCGAACTCGAGCGCGTCGTCGATGCGGGGAAAGATCCCGTGCTTGGCGGCCTCGAGGCGGGTGAGCTCGGACTCGGTGCCCTGCGCACACGCTTTCGCTGGCTAGCCATGCGAGCATGCCAGACGCAGCTTCATCCAAAGCGCGCGCACCCGGTCGTCGTCCGCCTCGAGCCTCTCGCGCCAGCCGAAGTCGTCGACGGAGCCCATCAGAGACTCGAGCTCGTCGGCGCGTTCGCTCCGCCGGTCCCCCCTGTATGT
It contains:
- a CDS encoding transposase; protein product: MGSRLALIRWGRPLPPSVYVHADGDPRAPLEFRELDAPTHADVAQVAAHCGPHREHPQSARAELDPELGERELPELCFDEPGLAACYAAAAQGIGVSGERAGKPLLRLVVPAELPERSRAADATDAPIAEVRGINLHAAQVIDGRDRRRVERLAKYITRPPIAQDRLERRQDGRLELIFKKGGGRHPRAGARAPRPDCAVGGGRAASTLSHAPAFRGALEPLHRAGPSSCPSRPWMRPVTSHLRLEAISLELLGEKDDAPVGRKR
- a CDS encoding ATP-binding protein; amino-acid sequence: MPSLVPRPTLLSAVRRSLRQSPVTLLLGPRQCGKTTLAREIAASTKSTYFDLEDPETPLRADVAKQVLGPLRGLVIIDEAQRQPGLFELLRVLADRRPLRSRFLVLGSASPTLVRGASESLAGRVVTHEMAGLDVTEVDARGHGALWLRGGFPRSLLARSETASFAWRAAFASTFVERDVPLLGLRVPPHALRRFWTMLAHYHGQTLNAAELARAMGAGEKAVRNYLDILTGGFMVRQLQPWFENVGKRLVKAPKIYVRDSGLLHYLLGIRSRLDLFAHPRLGASFEGFALEQIINRLAAERDAHFYRTHAGAELDLFLIRGRRRLGFELKHADAPTVTKSMRVALEDLRLDHLWVVHPGQRSYDLDDRISALALCDLDALARRSDLAAH
- a CDS encoding DUF559 domain-containing protein produces the protein MKLRRQQHLAARAAGMRAAPTESEAALRFARVGLASRCGAIIADFVAPSRWLIIEVDGGAHPERGAADARRDRKLAKRGYLGSGPCRACAGGSGRAGAGTPAPASGAYASPSRRGSGSRVCGPINSPSFARSLCSG
- a CDS encoding nucleotidyltransferase, producing the protein MLLLVHRPSKIEVDLSFGMLPFESELVHRARATEVGKVRFPLATPEDVIVMKALALRPRDVGDIEGILESNVDLDLARIRATLAQLSAALESDDHVSRLDEILRAVRR